A window of Candidatus Latescibacterota bacterium contains these coding sequences:
- a CDS encoding ABC transporter substrate-binding protein, which translates to MLAKRILFPTFLILSTLLILQACSKPRNEPRPSESNGSTPVRIVSLSPSTTEIVFALGMGDRIAGVSRFCDYPPETESIPEVGGYLDTNYEAIAALRPDLVLLLPEQEDAAEYLSGIGIKTMTVDNKTVGDILGSIDTLGQCLGAENEAGILLEKIKGRIKRISNEDRAEKPRVLVSIGHDFGSGKVDEVFA; encoded by the coding sequence ATGCTGGCGAAGAGAATATTATTCCCGACATTCCTTATCCTTTCGACTCTGCTCATACTCCAGGCCTGCTCGAAACCCCGAAATGAACCACGACCATCTGAAAGTAACGGTTCGACTCCAGTCAGGATCGTATCGCTATCTCCGAGTACGACAGAGATAGTTTTCGCCCTCGGGATGGGGGATCGTATCGCCGGAGTGAGCAGGTTCTGTGATTACCCGCCTGAGACTGAAAGCATTCCTGAGGTCGGAGGTTATCTTGACACTAATTATGAAGCCATAGCAGCTCTGCGACCGGATCTTGTATTGCTCCTTCCCGAACAGGAAGATGCTGCTGAATATCTTTCTGGAATCGGTATCAAAACGATGACTGTGGACAATAAGACAGTCGGTGATATCCTTGGATCAATAGATACACTGGGTCAATGCCTTGGTGCCGAGAACGAGGCGGGAATCCTGCTCGAAAAAATAAAGGGGCGTATCAAAAGGATCTCCAATGAGGATAGAGCAGAGAAACCCCGGGTACTTGTCTCTATCGGGCATGATTTCGGGTCTGGAAAGGTCGATGAAGTATTCGC
- a CDS encoding FAD-dependent thymidylate synthase: protein MRVILAGYNVESDMIKKAGDTLGLEMTPEVISAAYARISRDPRNVDTLRKEARTRVEKARRSNETIIFGLGHSSVAEHAVFNFDIMGVSRLAVEYIEHFRLASYTEKSQRYIKLGRDFVIPKEISESEYRDVFLNLIDYLSEAYEEVYRRIEASGEDKYVAREDARYLMPLATSAQLGMTLNGREAEYMISRLASHPLQELREFAGKLSSIAGNVAPSLVKYPEPTEYFKSIPRIRKRLARDGKRIGDDGKMANLVTCTASGDEKLAAGLVFSSSSISYSAALEIARSMSKSEISDMICETLKLIKPHDSVWREFENIQLLFEVKVSASCYAQLKRHRMTTQIVQPYDTGLGCVVPSTVKKGRAVSVFRKAVQRAERLYRKIASTDRILAEYVLTNAHRRRVLINMNLRELYHFSRLRSDTHAQWEIRDLSGELCSIASSRYPAGTVMLSGKDGFDEAMERLANK, encoded by the coding sequence ATGAGGGTGATCCTCGCTGGATACAATGTAGAATCCGACATGATAAAGAAAGCTGGAGATACACTCGGGTTGGAGATGACACCTGAAGTGATCTCGGCGGCGTATGCCAGGATCAGCAGGGATCCGAGAAATGTCGATACGCTTCGGAAGGAAGCGAGGACCCGGGTCGAGAAAGCACGCAGATCGAATGAGACCATAATATTCGGTCTCGGGCATTCATCGGTGGCCGAGCATGCCGTCTTCAACTTCGATATCATGGGTGTATCGAGGCTGGCCGTGGAATATATAGAGCATTTCAGGTTGGCATCATACACGGAAAAATCCCAGCGTTATATAAAACTGGGGCGGGATTTTGTGATCCCAAAAGAGATATCAGAAAGCGAATACAGGGATGTATTTCTGAATCTGATCGATTATCTATCGGAAGCCTACGAAGAAGTCTATCGCAGGATCGAAGCCTCAGGCGAAGACAAATATGTGGCGAGAGAAGATGCCAGATATCTGATGCCACTTGCCACCAGCGCTCAACTGGGTATGACTCTGAACGGCAGAGAGGCGGAGTATATGATCAGCAGGCTTGCCTCACACCCCCTTCAGGAGCTGAGGGAATTTGCTGGAAAACTATCATCGATAGCAGGCAATGTTGCGCCCTCACTTGTAAAATATCCCGAGCCTACCGAATATTTCAAGTCGATCCCGAGAATCAGGAAACGGCTCGCACGTGATGGGAAGAGGATCGGTGACGATGGAAAAATGGCGAACCTGGTCACATGCACGGCGTCAGGCGATGAAAAGCTGGCAGCGGGACTGGTCTTTTCCAGTTCGTCGATATCATATTCTGCCGCTCTCGAAATAGCCCGTTCGATGAGTAAGAGTGAGATAAGTGATATGATATGCGAGACACTGAAGCTCATTAAGCCTCATGACAGCGTGTGGAGAGAGTTTGAGAACATTCAGTTGCTTTTCGAAGTCAAGGTCTCGGCGTCCTGTTACGCTCAGCTTAAACGACACAGGATGACGACACAGATCGTACAACCTTACGATACGGGCCTTGGATGTGTCGTCCCCTCGACAGTTAAAAAGGGACGTGCTGTATCTGTTTTTCGAAAAGCTGTACAAAGGGCTGAAAGACTTTACAGGAAGATCGCTTCCACGGACAGGATCCTTGCCGAATATGTCCTGACTAATGCCCACAGGAGACGAGTGCTTATAAATATGAACCTTAGGGAGTTGTATCATTTTTCCAGATTGAGAAGTGATACACACGCACAATGGGAGATCAGAGATCTTTCTGGTGAATTGTGTTCTATAGCATCGTCGAGATACCCTGCGGGCACTGTGATGCTTTCGGGAAAAGACGGGTTCGATGAGGCGATGGAGCGCCTTGCCAATAAATAA